The following are from one region of the Oncorhynchus masou masou isolate Uvic2021 chromosome 24, UVic_Omas_1.1, whole genome shotgun sequence genome:
- the LOC135512851 gene encoding tyrosine-protein kinase ZAP-70 isoform X1 translates to MATDPATELPFFYGSISRSEAEEHLKLAGMADGLFLLRQCLRSLGGYVISLIWDMDFHHYSVEKQLNGTYCIAGGKPHCGPAELCEFYSKDSDGLVCNLKKPCLRSPDNPIRAGVFDNLRDNMLREYVRQTWNLEGEAMEQAIISQAPQLEKLIATTAHERMPWYHGKIPRQEGERRLYSRAQPDGKFLVRDREESGTFALSLMYGKTAYHYQILHDKSGKYSMPEGTKFDTVWQVDCSVFFNKLVQMYYVCYLMLKFTSLSLPSTLQLVEYLKMKPDGLVTVLREPCVNRSNAKQTPVVPSGRLSRTNRYTPPPGVPLGGSTEVNISPPTDRQMLPMDCSEFVNPYHDPNDLKKFFINREQLMIDEVELGSGNFGCVKKGVFKTNKGHTDVAIKVLKSENEKLVKDEMMREAEIMHQLSNPYIVRMLGLCQAECLMLVMEMASAGPLNKFLSTNKDKVTVENIVGLMHQVSMGMKYLEEKNFVHRDLAARNVLLVNQQFAKISDFGLSKALGADDNYYKARTAGKWPLKWYAPECMNFHKFSSKSDVWSFGVTMWEAFSFGGKPYKKMKGPEVISFIASGSRMECPSGCPDKMYALMKDCWTYKHEDRPGFVKVEERMRGFYYSISNKTLPEGTTDAAEPLK, encoded by the exons ATGGCGACAGACCCTGCGACAGAACTGCCATTCTTCTACGGCAGCATCAGTCGCTCGGAGGCCGAGGAGCACCTGAAGCTGGCAGGCATGGCAGACGGGCTGTTCTTGCTGCGCCAGTGTCTTCGGAGCCTGGGCGGCTACGTGATCTCCCTGATATGGGACATGGACTTCCACCACTACTCTGTGGAGAAACAACTCAATGGCACCTACTGTATTGCGGGTGGCAAGCCCCACTGTGGGCCAGCGGAGCTCTGTGAGTTCTACAGTAAGGACTCAGATGGCCTGGTGTGCAATCTGAAGAAGCCCTGTCTGCGCTCACCAGACAACCCCATTAGAGCAGGTGTATTTGATAACCTGAGGGACAACATGCTGAGGGAGTATGTACGACAGACATGGAACCTGGAG GGGGAGGCCATGGAGCAGGCCATCATCAGCCAGGCCCCACAGCTGGAGAAGCTGATCGCCACCACTGCCCATGAGAGGATGCCCTGGTACCACGGCAAGATCCCTCgccaggagggggagaggcgaCTCTATTCCAGGGCACAGCCAGACGGAAAGTTCCT AGTCAGAGACAGGGAAGAGTCCGGCACCTTTGCCCTTTCTTTGATGTACGGAAAAACGGCCTACCATTACCAGATCCTACATGACAAATCAGGGAAGTACTCCATGCCAGAGGGAACCAAATTTGACACTGTGTGGCAGGTAGACTGTTCTGTCTTCTTCAACAAATTGGTTCAAATGTATTATGTCTGCTACCTCATGTTAAAGTTTACCTCACTCTCGCTCCCTTCTACACTGCAGCTGGTTGAGTATCTTAAGATGAAGCCTGATGGGCTAGTGACAGTTCTGAGGGAACCATGTGTGAACCGCAGCAATGCCAAAC AGACTCCGGTTGTGCCCTCAGGG CGGTTGTCCAGAACAAATAGATACACACCGCCACCTGGAG TACCTCTTGGGGGCTCCACGGAAGTCAACATTTCGCCCCCCACAGACCGTCAGATGCTGCCCATGGACTGCAGTGAATTTGTCAACCCTTACCATGACCCCAACGACCTGAAGAAGTTCTTCATCAATAGGGAGCAGCTGATGATTGACGAGGTGGAGCTCGGCTCAGGCAACTTTGGCTGTGTCAAGAAAGGAGTCTTCAAGACAAATAa GGGCCACACGGATGTGGCCATCAAGGTGCTGAAGAGTGAGAATGAGAAGCTGGTGAAAgatgagatgatgagggaggcgGAGATCATGCACCAACTGAGTAACCCTTACATCGTCCGCATGCTGGGGCTCTGCCAGGCTGAGTGCCTGATGCTGGTGATGGAGATGGCTTCTGCTGGGCCACTCAACAAGTTCCTCTCCACCAATAA gGATAAGGTCACAGTGGAGAACATTGTGGGGCTGATGCACCAGGTGTCTATGGGAATGAAGTACCTGGAGGAGAAGAACTTTGTGCACAGAGACCTGGCAGCTCGCAATGTCCTGCTGGTCAACCAACAGTTCGCCAAGATCAGCGACTTTGGCCTGTCCAAGGCTTTGGGTGCTGATGACAACTATTACAAG GCACGCACTGCAGGAAAATGGCCGCTGAAGTGGTATGCTCCAGAATGCATGAATTTCCACAAATTCTCCAGCAAGAGTGATGTCTGGAGCTTCGGTGTCACCATGTGGGAAGCCTTTTCTTTTGGAGGGAAACCATACAAG AAAATGAAAGGTCCTGAGGTGATCAGTTTCATTGCCAGTGGGAGCCGCATGGAATGTCCATCTGGATGTCCAGATAAAATGTATGCTCTGATGAAGGACTGCTGGACATACAA ACACGAGGACCGGCCAGGCTTTGTGAAGGTGGAGGAGCGCATGCGAGGCTTTTATTACTCTATATCCAACAAAACTCTGCCTGAGGGGACCACAGACGCTGCTGAGCCTCTCAAATAG
- the LOC135512851 gene encoding tyrosine-protein kinase ZAP-70 isoform X2, which translates to MATDPATELPFFYGSISRSEAEEHLKLAGMADGLFLLRQCLRSLGGYVISLIWDMDFHHYSVEKQLNGTYCIAGGKPHCGPAELCEFYSKDSDGLVCNLKKPCLRSPDNPIRAGVFDNLRDNMLREYVRQTWNLEGEAMEQAIISQAPQLEKLIATTAHERMPWYHGKIPRQEGERRLYSRAQPDGKFLVRDREESGTFALSLMYGKTAYHYQILHDKSGKYSMPEGTKFDTVWQLVEYLKMKPDGLVTVLREPCVNRSNAKQTPVVPSGRLSRTNRYTPPPGVPLGGSTEVNISPPTDRQMLPMDCSEFVNPYHDPNDLKKFFINREQLMIDEVELGSGNFGCVKKGVFKTNKGHTDVAIKVLKSENEKLVKDEMMREAEIMHQLSNPYIVRMLGLCQAECLMLVMEMASAGPLNKFLSTNKDKVTVENIVGLMHQVSMGMKYLEEKNFVHRDLAARNVLLVNQQFAKISDFGLSKALGADDNYYKARTAGKWPLKWYAPECMNFHKFSSKSDVWSFGVTMWEAFSFGGKPYKKMKGPEVISFIASGSRMECPSGCPDKMYALMKDCWTYKHEDRPGFVKVEERMRGFYYSISNKTLPEGTTDAAEPLK; encoded by the exons ATGGCGACAGACCCTGCGACAGAACTGCCATTCTTCTACGGCAGCATCAGTCGCTCGGAGGCCGAGGAGCACCTGAAGCTGGCAGGCATGGCAGACGGGCTGTTCTTGCTGCGCCAGTGTCTTCGGAGCCTGGGCGGCTACGTGATCTCCCTGATATGGGACATGGACTTCCACCACTACTCTGTGGAGAAACAACTCAATGGCACCTACTGTATTGCGGGTGGCAAGCCCCACTGTGGGCCAGCGGAGCTCTGTGAGTTCTACAGTAAGGACTCAGATGGCCTGGTGTGCAATCTGAAGAAGCCCTGTCTGCGCTCACCAGACAACCCCATTAGAGCAGGTGTATTTGATAACCTGAGGGACAACATGCTGAGGGAGTATGTACGACAGACATGGAACCTGGAG GGGGAGGCCATGGAGCAGGCCATCATCAGCCAGGCCCCACAGCTGGAGAAGCTGATCGCCACCACTGCCCATGAGAGGATGCCCTGGTACCACGGCAAGATCCCTCgccaggagggggagaggcgaCTCTATTCCAGGGCACAGCCAGACGGAAAGTTCCT AGTCAGAGACAGGGAAGAGTCCGGCACCTTTGCCCTTTCTTTGATGTACGGAAAAACGGCCTACCATTACCAGATCCTACATGACAAATCAGGGAAGTACTCCATGCCAGAGGGAACCAAATTTGACACTGTGTGGCAG CTGGTTGAGTATCTTAAGATGAAGCCTGATGGGCTAGTGACAGTTCTGAGGGAACCATGTGTGAACCGCAGCAATGCCAAAC AGACTCCGGTTGTGCCCTCAGGG CGGTTGTCCAGAACAAATAGATACACACCGCCACCTGGAG TACCTCTTGGGGGCTCCACGGAAGTCAACATTTCGCCCCCCACAGACCGTCAGATGCTGCCCATGGACTGCAGTGAATTTGTCAACCCTTACCATGACCCCAACGACCTGAAGAAGTTCTTCATCAATAGGGAGCAGCTGATGATTGACGAGGTGGAGCTCGGCTCAGGCAACTTTGGCTGTGTCAAGAAAGGAGTCTTCAAGACAAATAa GGGCCACACGGATGTGGCCATCAAGGTGCTGAAGAGTGAGAATGAGAAGCTGGTGAAAgatgagatgatgagggaggcgGAGATCATGCACCAACTGAGTAACCCTTACATCGTCCGCATGCTGGGGCTCTGCCAGGCTGAGTGCCTGATGCTGGTGATGGAGATGGCTTCTGCTGGGCCACTCAACAAGTTCCTCTCCACCAATAA gGATAAGGTCACAGTGGAGAACATTGTGGGGCTGATGCACCAGGTGTCTATGGGAATGAAGTACCTGGAGGAGAAGAACTTTGTGCACAGAGACCTGGCAGCTCGCAATGTCCTGCTGGTCAACCAACAGTTCGCCAAGATCAGCGACTTTGGCCTGTCCAAGGCTTTGGGTGCTGATGACAACTATTACAAG GCACGCACTGCAGGAAAATGGCCGCTGAAGTGGTATGCTCCAGAATGCATGAATTTCCACAAATTCTCCAGCAAGAGTGATGTCTGGAGCTTCGGTGTCACCATGTGGGAAGCCTTTTCTTTTGGAGGGAAACCATACAAG AAAATGAAAGGTCCTGAGGTGATCAGTTTCATTGCCAGTGGGAGCCGCATGGAATGTCCATCTGGATGTCCAGATAAAATGTATGCTCTGATGAAGGACTGCTGGACATACAA ACACGAGGACCGGCCAGGCTTTGTGAAGGTGGAGGAGCGCATGCGAGGCTTTTATTACTCTATATCCAACAAAACTCTGCCTGAGGGGACCACAGACGCTGCTGAGCCTCTCAAATAG
- the mob3a gene encoding MOB kinase activator 3A produces MSMALKQVFNKDRTFRPKRKFEPGTQRFELHKKAQASLNAGLDLKQAVALPHGEDLNDWVAVHVVDFFNRINLIYGTISDSCTDQTCPVMSGGPKYEYRWQDEHKYKKPTAVPAPKYMSLLMDWIEVQINNEHIFPTNVGTPFPKTFMQVAKKILSRLFRVFVHVYIHHFDRVSQMGAEAHVNTCYKHFYYFVTEFNLTDHKELEPLKEMTSQMCH; encoded by the exons ATGTCCATGGCCCTGAAGCAAGTCTTCAACAAGGACAGGACATTCCGGCCGAAGCGTAAGTTTGAGCCCGGGACACAGCGCTTCGAGCTGCACAAGAAGGCCCAGGCGTCTCTGAATGCAGGCCTGGACCTGAAGCAGGCGGTAGCACTGCCCCATGGAGAGGACCTGAATGACTGGGTGGCTGTGCACGTGGTGGACTTCTTCAACCGCATCAACCTCATCTACGGCACCATCAGTGACTCCTGCACTGACCAGACCTGCCCCGTAATGTCCGGAGGGCCCAAGTACGAGTACCGCTGGCAGGACGAGCACAAGTACAAGAAGCCCACAGCCGTTCCAGCCCCAAAGTACATGAGCCTGCTGATGGACTGGATAGAGGTACAGATCAACAACGAACACATCTTCCCCACCAATGTCG gTACTCCCTTCCCCAAGACCTTCATGCAGGTAGCTAAGAAGATTCTGTCTCGCTTGTTCCGTGTGTTCGTCCATGTCTACATCCACCACTTTGATCGTGTGAGCCAGATGGGTGCAGAGGCCCACGTCAACACCTGTTACAAGCACTTCTACTACTTCGTAACAGAGTTTAACCTCACAGACCATAAGGAGCTCGAGCCACTG AAAGAGATGACATCACAGATGTGCCACTAA